Within the Pedosphaera parvula Ellin514 genome, the region CGATCGCTCTTGGTTTCACCCTTACAAATCCAGCACTTCACTCCCAATTTGCCGTACATCGTCTTGGCCTCGGCAAAACCGTAATCAATATCCGCACGCAAAGTATGCAAGGGTACGCGCCCCCAATGATATTGTTCCACGCGTGCAAGTTCAGCACCGCCCAAACGTCCAGCACAGCGAAGCTTGATGCCTTCAGCACCAAAGTCCTTGGTGGTCTGGAGAGCTTTCTTCATCGCACGACGGAAGGATACGCGGCGTTCCAACTGCAGAGCAATATTCTCAGCAACCAATTGCGCGTCCAACTCTGGAGTCTTGATCTCCATGATGTCCACATAAATCTCCTTGCCGGTCATCTTGCTCAACTCTTCCTTAAGCTTGTCGATTTCGGCGCCCTTGCGACCGATCACGACACCAGGACGTGCAGTCAAGATGGTGATCCGGCAGCGGGTGGCAGCGCGTTCGATCAAAATACGGGGGACGGAAGCAGACTCGAGCTTCTTCTTCAGAAGGTCGCGAATTTGTCGGTCCTCGGTAAGTAGCTTGCCAAATTCCTTTTTGCCAGCATACCACTTGGACCGCCATTCTCTATTGACCGCTATGCGCAGTCCGATTGGATTAGACTTTTGACCCATAACAATTACTCGTCTGACAAAACAATTTTAATGTGGCAACTGCGCTTCAAGATAGGTCCGGCAGAACCGCGAGCCTTCGGAACGAAGCGCTTGAGTGTGGTGGCTGTTCCAGCTACAGCTTCAAGAACACGGAGGTTTTCCGGATTCAGATTGATATTTTTGTGGCGCGCCTGATCTTCGGCGTTCGCAATGGCAGACTTTAAAGTCTTGGCTACGAAACGAGCTGATTTGCGAGGGACCACAGCCAGCACAGCTTGAGCTTGGATCGCGGGCAAACCTTGAATCTGGCGAACAACTTCCCGCATCTTCTGCGCGGACATACGAACGTTTTTGGTAATGGCCTGTACTTCCATACTATTTCGCCTCCGCTTTTGCTGTGTGGGCACCGTGTTTCCTAAATGTGCGAGTCAATGAAAACTCACCCAAACGATGGCCAACCATGTTTTCCGTCACAAACACCGGGTTAAAAACCTTGCCATTGTGGACGTTAAACGTCAGACCCACAAAATCAGGAGTAATCATTGAGCGACGTGACCAAGTCTTGATCGGCGTCTTTGTCTTGGCCTCTTTGGCCTTGACGATTTTATCCATCAAATGGCCGTCAATGAACGGGCCTTTTTTAATCGAGCGTCCCATATGCTATTTGTTCTTCATTGGCCTGCCATCACGGCGAACCAAAATAAATCTGTTGGAAAGTTTACGCTTATTGCGAGTCCTCTTACCCTTCGCAGCCACACCCCAAGGGGAAACAAGCTGCTGCCAGCCGCCACCACCCTTTGATTTGCCTTGACCACCACCATTCGGATGGTCAACAGGATTACGGGAAACACCACGGTTGATTGGACGAATCCCACGATGGCGGGAACGACCGGCTTTTCCCAAAATTACGTTTTCGTGCTCGATGTTGCCGACCTGACCAATGGTTGCCAGGCAGTTCACATTGATACGGCGGATTTCCCCGGAAGGAAGGCGCACTTGCGCGTATTCTTCATCACGAGACATCAGCGTTGCCGAACCACCAGCAGTGCGGACCATTTGGCCGCCTTTGCCTGGAATGATTTCCAGATTATGGATGGCCAAGCCGACAGGAACAGACTTCAAGGGAATACAATTACCAAGGTCTGGAGCAGCTCCTGGCCCACTCATTACTTTGGCACCAACTTCCAAGCCAACGGGAGCAATGATGTAACGTTTTTCGCCATCCTTGTATTGCAGGAGAGCGAGACGCGCTGTTCGCATTGGATCATATTCGATGGCAGCCACCGATGCTTCGATCCCGTGCTTATTCCGTTTGAAATCGACAGTACGAACTTTTTGCTTATTGCCGCGGCCAATGCCGCGCGCAGTAACACGCCCGTAGCAATTACGCCCACCCGTCTTTTTC harbors:
- the rpsC gene encoding 30S ribosomal protein S3, translating into MGQKSNPIGLRIAVNREWRSKWYAGKKEFGKLLTEDRQIRDLLKKKLESASVPRILIERAATRCRITILTARPGVVIGRKGAEIDKLKEELSKMTGKEIYVDIMEIKTPELDAQLVAENIALQLERRVSFRRAMKKALQTTKDFGAEGIKLRCAGRLGGAELARVEQYHWGRVPLHTLRADIDYGFAEAKTMYGKLGVKCWICKGETKSDRAQAQAPAMAAVAAPAAA
- the rplV gene encoding 50S ribosomal protein L22, with the protein product MEVQAITKNVRMSAQKMREVVRQIQGLPAIQAQAVLAVVPRKSARFVAKTLKSAIANAEDQARHKNINLNPENLRVLEAVAGTATTLKRFVPKARGSAGPILKRSCHIKIVLSDE
- the rpsS gene encoding 30S ribosomal protein S19, yielding MGRSIKKGPFIDGHLMDKIVKAKEAKTKTPIKTWSRRSMITPDFVGLTFNVHNGKVFNPVFVTENMVGHRLGEFSLTRTFRKHGAHTAKAEAK
- the rplB gene encoding 50S ribosomal protein L2, encoding MPVKVFRPLTPSTRYITIASYDEITKTKPEKSLIYTRKKTGGRNCYGRVTARGIGRGNKQKVRTVDFKRNKHGIEASVAAIEYDPMRTARLALLQYKDGEKRYIIAPVGLEVGAKVMSGPGAAPDLGNCIPLKSVPVGLAIHNLEIIPGKGGQMVRTAGGSATLMSRDEEYAQVRLPSGEIRRINVNCLATIGQVGNIEHENVILGKAGRSRHRGIRPINRGVSRNPVDHPNGGGQGKSKGGGGWQQLVSPWGVAAKGKRTRNKRKLSNRFILVRRDGRPMKNK